In the genome of Flexistipes sinusarabici DSM 4947, one region contains:
- the gpmI gene encoding 2,3-bisphosphoglycerate-independent phosphoglycerate mutase, giving the protein MTGKNKLILLILDGWGFRESKDHNAVQLSNPVNFNRLWNNEPHMLLNASEEYVGLPSGQMGNSEVGHMNIGAGRVVYQDFLRINKAVDSGKILENDNISSFFDKIKNCGGTLHFFGLVSDGGVHSHINHLKGLVKAAKDSGIDRVCIHAFMDGRDTPPKSGINYIKELNEYLSINNYGKITTVSGRYYAMDRDKRWDRIEKAYNAIVRGKGRIADSPEKAVKYAYEAGESDEFITPTVIEDDFLRMEKGDGIFFFNFRADRARQLTTVFTDKNFNQFKTEPVNPYYMTMTSYDKAFDVPVAFPPLSLENIFGEVLSVNKLTQMRIAETEKYAHVTFFFNGGREVEFKGEIRELIPSPREVATYDEKPEMSVKKVCDRFEERFLSKDIDFTVMNFANPDMVGHTGVEEAAVKACKAVDEQLGRVVKIARDTDSVLVVTADHGNSEQMWDEENNQPHTAHTLNRVPFIIFNYDCKLRSSSDAKLADIAPTLLDILKIKKPKEMTGESLLVK; this is encoded by the coding sequence ATGACCGGAAAGAATAAATTGATTCTTTTAATATTGGATGGTTGGGGGTTCCGGGAGAGTAAAGATCATAACGCTGTTCAGCTGAGTAACCCCGTTAATTTTAACAGACTTTGGAATAATGAGCCGCATATGCTGCTAAATGCCAGTGAAGAATATGTCGGACTGCCGTCCGGGCAGATGGGTAATTCTGAAGTCGGACATATGAACATCGGCGCAGGCAGAGTTGTTTATCAGGATTTTCTCAGGATAAACAAAGCTGTTGATTCCGGAAAAATTTTAGAAAATGATAATATCTCCTCTTTTTTTGACAAAATCAAGAATTGTGGCGGTACACTTCATTTTTTCGGTCTTGTCAGTGACGGAGGGGTACACAGTCACATAAATCATCTCAAAGGGCTTGTTAAAGCTGCAAAAGATTCAGGCATAGATAGAGTCTGTATTCATGCTTTTATGGATGGGCGGGATACACCCCCTAAAAGCGGTATAAATTATATAAAAGAGCTTAACGAATATCTGAGTATAAACAATTATGGGAAAATTACCACTGTTTCCGGGCGTTATTATGCGATGGACCGGGATAAGCGGTGGGACAGAATAGAGAAAGCCTATAATGCAATTGTAAGAGGAAAAGGCAGGATAGCTGACTCTCCTGAAAAAGCAGTCAAGTATGCTTATGAGGCTGGAGAGTCGGATGAATTTATTACCCCCACTGTTATTGAGGACGACTTTCTCAGAATGGAAAAAGGGGATGGAATATTTTTCTTTAACTTTAGAGCTGACAGAGCAAGACAGCTCACGACAGTATTTACCGATAAGAATTTTAATCAGTTTAAAACAGAGCCCGTAAATCCTTATTATATGACAATGACCAGTTATGACAAAGCTTTTGATGTTCCTGTGGCTTTTCCGCCATTGTCTCTGGAAAATATTTTCGGTGAAGTGTTAAGTGTAAACAAACTTACCCAGATGAGAATTGCCGAAACGGAAAAATATGCCCATGTAACCTTCTTTTTTAACGGCGGCAGAGAAGTTGAGTTTAAGGGAGAGATACGTGAGCTTATACCCTCTCCCAGAGAAGTGGCCACTTATGATGAAAAACCGGAAATGAGTGTTAAGAAAGTTTGTGACAGGTTTGAGGAAAGATTTTTAAGCAAGGATATAGATTTTACCGTAATGAATTTTGCAAATCCTGATATGGTGGGACATACCGGCGTTGAAGAAGCTGCGGTCAAAGCATGTAAAGCTGTTGATGAGCAGCTGGGCAGAGTTGTTAAGATTGCCCGCGATACCGATTCAGTACTTGTTGTAACAGCGGATCACGGAAACAGTGAGCAGATGTGGGATGAGGAAAATAACCAGCCTCATACTGCCCACACTCTTAACAGGGTTCCCTTTATTATTTTTAATTACGATTGCAAACTCCGCTCATCATCTGATGCTAAACTGGCAGATATTGCACCAACTCTGCTGGATATTTTAAAAATAAAAAAACCGAAAGAAATGACCGGTGAATCGCTGCTTGTTAAATGA
- a CDS encoding TraR/DksA family transcriptional regulator produces MEDAKLQYFKTKLQELRKQLLEDLKSRYDEAINIGKDSGKDSADEAYNIYSRNLMLGRVETDALKLRLVEQAISRIKDGSYGVCLECGEDIEEKRLEYVPFARYCTECKSELEKKGVIKM; encoded by the coding sequence ATGGAAGACGCAAAACTCCAGTACTTTAAAACGAAATTGCAGGAGCTGCGCAAGCAACTACTGGAAGATTTAAAAAGCAGATATGATGAAGCAATAAATATAGGTAAGGATTCGGGTAAAGATTCTGCTGACGAAGCTTACAATATTTACAGCAGAAATTTGATGCTTGGCAGAGTGGAAACGGATGCGCTGAAACTCAGACTGGTAGAACAGGCAATAAGCAGAATCAAAGACGGCAGCTACGGTGTGTGCCTGGAGTGTGGTGAAGATATTGAAGAAAAAAGGCTGGAATATGTTCCTTTTGCCAGGTACTGCACTGAGTGTAAAAGCGAGCTTGAAAAAAAAGGTGTAATAAAAATGTAA